The Halogranum gelatinilyticum genome includes a window with the following:
- a CDS encoding 50S ribosomal protein L10, which produces MSESESVRRTETIPQWKQDEVDALVDFIQGYSSVGIVGVAGIPSKQLQNMRRGLHGKAEVRMSRNTLVTRALDEVDSGYEELNEFIAGQVALIGTNDNPFGLYKQLEESKTPAPINAGEVAPNDIVIPEGDTGVDPGPFVGELQQIGASARIMDGSIKVTEDSTVLSEGEVVSEDLANVLSELGIEPKEVGLDLKSVYSEGVLFAPEELAIDVDEYRADIQSAVSAATNLSVNAVYPTTQTAPTLLGKAAGQAKALGLHAAIENEELMPELVARADAQLRALAAQIDDEEALPEELRGAAAAAPAASDEEEEDVQADEEAEADTEEAADDDEDDEDDGDGLGMMFG; this is translated from the coding sequence ATGAGCGAAAGCGAATCCGTCCGCCGTACCGAGACGATTCCGCAGTGGAAGCAGGACGAAGTCGACGCGCTCGTCGACTTCATCCAGGGCTACTCCTCTGTCGGTATCGTCGGCGTCGCCGGAATCCCGAGCAAGCAGCTCCAGAACATGCGCCGCGGCCTGCACGGTAAGGCCGAGGTCCGCATGAGCCGGAACACGCTCGTGACCCGCGCGCTGGACGAGGTCGACTCCGGCTACGAGGAACTCAACGAGTTCATCGCCGGCCAGGTCGCCCTCATCGGTACCAACGACAACCCGTTCGGGCTGTACAAGCAGCTCGAAGAGTCCAAGACCCCCGCCCCGATCAACGCGGGCGAGGTGGCCCCGAACGACATCGTCATCCCCGAGGGTGACACCGGTGTCGATCCGGGTCCGTTCGTGGGTGAGCTCCAGCAGATCGGAGCCAGCGCCCGCATCATGGACGGGTCCATCAAGGTCACCGAGGACTCGACGGTGCTCTCTGAGGGCGAGGTCGTCAGCGAAGACCTCGCGAACGTCCTCAGCGAACTCGGCATCGAGCCCAAAGAAGTCGGGCTCGACCTCAAGAGCGTGTACTCCGAAGGCGTCCTCTTCGCACCCGAAGAGCTCGCAATCGACGTCGACGAGTACCGCGCGGACATCCAGTCGGCGGTCTCGGCAGCGACCAATCTCTCGGTCAACGCCGTCTACCCGACGACCCAGACCGCGCCGACGCTCCTCGGCAAGGCAGCAGGCCAGGCGAAAGCACTCGGCCTCCACGCCGCCATCGAGAACGAGGAACTTATGCCGGAACTCGTCGCCCGTGCCGACGCGCAGCTTCGCGCGCTCGCCGCACAGATCGACGACGAAGAGGCACTCCCGGAGGAACTGCGCGGTGCCGCCGCAGCCGCACCCGCAGCGTCCGACGAGGAGGAGGAAGATGTACAGGCTGACGAAGAAGCAGAAGCCGACACCGAGGAAGCCGCCGACGACGACGAAGACGACGAAGACGACGGCGACGGTCTCGGCATGATGTTCGGCTAA
- the rpl12p gene encoding 50S ribosomal protein P1: MEYVYAALILNETGEEINEDNITAVLDAAGVDVEESRVKALVAALEDVDIEEAIETAAAAPAAAPAGGSSDSDSEELDTTDEEEEAAEEEEDDDDEDDDSGEGLGELFG; encoded by the coding sequence ATGGAATACGTTTACGCAGCTCTCATCCTGAACGAGACGGGCGAAGAGATCAACGAAGACAACATCACGGCGGTCCTCGACGCAGCAGGCGTCGACGTCGAAGAATCCCGCGTCAAGGCGCTCGTCGCCGCGCTGGAGGACGTCGACATCGAGGAAGCCATCGAGACGGCCGCTGCCGCACCGGCAGCAGCCCCCGCTGGTGGCTCGTCTGACTCCGACTCCGAGGAACTCGACACCACGGACGAGGAAGAAGAGGCCGCTGAAGAAGAAGAAGACGACGACGACGAGGACGACGACTCCGGCGAGGGTCTCGGCGAGCTCTTCGGTTAA